Proteins encoded together in one uncultured Sphaerochaeta sp. window:
- the nusA gene encoding transcription termination factor NusA, giving the protein MATEIGDAIRSMVAEKSISEELVISTIEDILRAAYKRKFGTDENAVIEFSEDYTSVELASRRQIVDDDEWYNEVTEIPLSEAKEIHEECEIGDELLIPVDLKEFDRISVQSAKQRAHQSFRDIQKDTLYSEFKAKEGQLIIGYYRRQAPTGDIYVDIGSTEGLLPRRNQSSRESYQSNDKIKCYVESVEKAERGVRVILSRTSSELIRKLFEVEVPEIAQNQIDIIKIVREAGYRTKVAVASRNDDIDPVGACVGLKGNRIQTIMSEIEGEKIDILRYDPNPINYIRNALSPAQVKDVVVLDKNIYHAVAIVEDSQLSLAIGKQGLNVRLANKLVDWMIDVKTQAQFDEMDIAKEARSRAESIFLDEQEYYSEELVAQNDEEVLVGQEGEVVPEESFVDEDEIALSELPLDEMLLKKLHFHDVYSVEEFINLSEEDLASFSDLSEEEIIAIKDTINEYVDIVEDEEETETEYVCPNCGSSITEDMNVCPNCGTGLVFEVE; this is encoded by the coding sequence ATGGCAACTGAAATTGGTGACGCTATTAGAAGTATGGTAGCGGAAAAGAGTATTTCCGAGGAGCTGGTTATCAGCACCATTGAAGACATACTCCGTGCAGCGTACAAACGTAAATTCGGTACCGATGAGAATGCCGTCATAGAGTTCAGTGAAGATTATACCAGCGTTGAGCTCGCGAGCAGACGCCAGATCGTCGATGATGACGAATGGTACAATGAGGTGACTGAGATCCCTCTCAGTGAAGCAAAAGAAATCCATGAAGAGTGTGAGATTGGTGATGAGTTGCTCATTCCCGTCGACCTCAAGGAATTCGACCGTATCAGTGTACAGAGTGCAAAACAACGTGCACATCAGAGCTTTCGTGATATCCAGAAGGATACGCTGTATAGTGAATTCAAGGCAAAAGAAGGTCAGTTGATCATTGGTTATTACAGGAGACAAGCTCCAACCGGTGATATCTATGTCGATATTGGCAGTACTGAAGGCCTGTTGCCCAGGAGAAACCAGTCCAGCAGGGAAAGCTACCAGAGCAATGACAAGATCAAATGCTATGTGGAGAGTGTAGAGAAAGCTGAACGTGGGGTTCGAGTTATCCTTTCCAGAACAAGCAGCGAATTGATTCGCAAGCTATTCGAGGTGGAAGTACCGGAAATTGCACAGAACCAGATTGATATCATCAAGATTGTTCGTGAAGCTGGATATCGCACCAAGGTTGCCGTGGCATCACGTAATGACGATATTGACCCTGTCGGTGCCTGTGTTGGGTTGAAGGGAAATCGAATTCAGACTATCATGAGTGAGATAGAGGGTGAGAAGATCGATATTCTTCGCTACGATCCCAACCCAATCAACTATATCCGTAATGCACTTTCCCCAGCGCAGGTGAAGGATGTAGTGGTTCTTGACAAGAACATTTATCATGCAGTTGCCATTGTTGAAGACAGCCAACTCTCATTGGCCATTGGCAAGCAAGGCTTGAATGTCCGTCTGGCAAACAAGTTGGTCGACTGGATGATTGATGTGAAGACCCAGGCTCAGTTTGATGAGATGGATATTGCCAAGGAAGCCCGTTCAAGGGCTGAAAGCATCTTCCTTGATGAGCAAGAGTACTATAGTGAAGAACTCGTTGCCCAGAATGATGAGGAAGTGCTTGTTGGACAGGAAGGCGAAGTTGTTCCTGAGGAGAGCTTTGTTGATGAGGATGAGATTGCCCTCTCTGAGCTTCCTTTGGATGAGATGTTGCTGAAGAAACTCCATTTCCACGATGTATATAGTGTTGAAGAGTTCATCAATCTCAGCGAAGAGGATCTTGCAAGCTTCAGTGATTTGAGCGAGGAAGAGATTATTGCAATCAAGGATACCATCAATGAGTACGTTGATATCGTTGAAGATGAAGAGGAAACTGAGACTGAGTACGTCTGTCCCAATTGTGGTTCCTCCATCACAGAGGATATGAATGTGTGCCCAAACTGTGGTACAGGTCTGGTATTTGAGGTAGAGTAA
- the infB gene encoding translation initiation factor IF-2, translating to MSEENNKPKATLIKHVVNPTEHNKEQKSPAKEPESKPKAPAEKRRVVVVKKKVVVVKPQARKEAEKPENEKQEGKKTSKDEGSKEASEKKKTASDGRTSSVVRKAHRHSGSENLSSSPLHNGPVVIRPTNLPPVPNQGLTVKDHKELQDKNPGGISSKESPVPSSGPRVAGMVGGRPAPGTRPQYRPNNNRGGYQGQDNRGPGRPAGAGGYQGQDNRGPARPAGTGGYQGGPGRPGGYRPNPNGPARGGAPFQRNGGGGGFRGPGGPRPPFGGPQGGGGNRPPMQDMAPVNQRTNKKSFKKKNNATYKKRNAEEEKEFQIQRRKQQAAAKLAAVPKSIDMMEVITVSDLAKKMNLKAGEIIAKLLKMGMMVTINQQIDHETAEIICSEYNCQVNLVSLYDETLIVSEPDKDEDLIDRAPIVTVMGHVDHGKTKLLDAIRSTKVAEGEYGGITQHIGAYKVDLPGKGEVVFLDTPGHAAFSMMRARGAQVTDIVILVVAANDGVMPQTREAIDHARAANVPIIVAINKCDLPEAKPERVMQQLSDLGLMPEAWGGQTLYCEISALKKIGIDELLDTILLEAEMLELRVNANCRAEGKIIESRIDQGRGIVASILIERGTLRQGDHYVAGIYPGRVRAMFDDKGNKIDEAGPSTPVEIIGLSDIPGAGDPFQVTEDERQARQVGNKRQELERIGDSRNVKKVTLDNLYTKIKEGTIQEFNVIIKGDVQGSVEALQGALQKLSNDEIHLNVIRASAGAIIESDVTLASASEALVIGFNVRPTPRAQVLADQEKIEIRKYNIIYDVVDDIRSAMEGMLSPEVREVEIGTVEVRDTFKVPRIGTIAGCMVTSGKVKRNAYARVFREDIQLTSDKVKISSLKRFKDDAREVAEGFECGIGLENFNDLHVGDILEIIETEEIARKLVTKSE from the coding sequence ATGTCGGAAGAGAATAACAAGCCAAAAGCAACGTTGATCAAACATGTTGTGAATCCTACGGAACACAACAAAGAGCAGAAGAGTCCCGCCAAAGAACCTGAGTCCAAGCCCAAAGCTCCCGCTGAAAAGCGTAGGGTAGTGGTGGTAAAGAAAAAGGTAGTCGTGGTGAAGCCTCAGGCTCGCAAGGAGGCTGAAAAGCCCGAGAATGAGAAGCAGGAAGGCAAGAAGACCTCCAAGGATGAAGGCAGCAAGGAAGCATCTGAGAAGAAAAAGACAGCTTCTGACGGCCGCACAAGTAGTGTGGTACGAAAAGCCCATCGTCACAGTGGGTCAGAGAACCTATCCTCTTCTCCCTTGCATAATGGTCCGGTCGTTATCAGACCAACCAATCTGCCACCGGTTCCCAACCAGGGATTGACGGTCAAGGATCATAAGGAGTTGCAGGATAAAAATCCTGGTGGTATCTCTTCCAAAGAGAGTCCGGTCCCCAGTTCTGGTCCACGTGTAGCCGGTATGGTTGGTGGACGTCCAGCTCCTGGGACCAGACCACAATACCGCCCCAACAACAACAGGGGTGGATATCAGGGTCAGGATAACCGTGGTCCTGGAAGACCTGCTGGAGCAGGCGGGTATCAGGGCCAGGATAATCGTGGCCCAGCCAGACCTGCTGGAACCGGTGGGTATCAAGGTGGACCTGGTAGACCTGGTGGATACAGACCTAATCCAAACGGTCCTGCAAGAGGTGGCGCTCCATTCCAACGCAATGGCGGTGGTGGTGGATTCAGAGGACCTGGTGGCCCCCGTCCCCCCTTTGGCGGACCTCAAGGTGGAGGAGGGAATCGACCTCCTATGCAGGATATGGCTCCTGTTAACCAGAGGACCAACAAGAAAAGCTTCAAAAAGAAGAACAACGCTACCTATAAGAAACGGAATGCCGAAGAAGAGAAGGAATTCCAGATCCAGAGACGCAAGCAACAGGCAGCAGCCAAACTTGCCGCAGTACCCAAGTCCATTGATATGATGGAGGTCATTACGGTAAGTGACCTTGCCAAGAAGATGAACTTGAAAGCTGGCGAGATCATTGCGAAACTTCTCAAGATGGGCATGATGGTTACCATCAACCAACAGATTGACCACGAGACAGCTGAAATTATCTGTAGCGAATACAACTGTCAGGTAAATCTTGTTTCTCTCTACGATGAAACCTTGATCGTAAGTGAACCGGACAAGGACGAAGACCTTATTGATCGTGCACCAATCGTAACGGTCATGGGACACGTAGACCATGGTAAGACCAAGTTGCTTGATGCAATTCGTTCAACCAAGGTTGCTGAAGGTGAGTATGGTGGGATTACCCAGCATATCGGAGCCTACAAGGTCGATCTTCCTGGAAAGGGTGAGGTTGTCTTCCTCGATACTCCTGGACACGCCGCATTCTCCATGATGCGTGCCCGCGGAGCGCAGGTTACTGACATTGTCATCCTGGTGGTTGCAGCCAATGATGGTGTGATGCCGCAAACTCGTGAAGCTATCGACCATGCTCGTGCAGCCAATGTTCCCATCATTGTAGCGATCAACAAATGTGACCTGCCTGAGGCAAAGCCTGAGCGTGTCATGCAACAGCTCTCTGACCTTGGCCTGATGCCTGAGGCATGGGGCGGACAGACACTGTATTGTGAGATATCTGCACTCAAGAAGATCGGTATTGACGAATTACTTGATACCATCCTCCTTGAAGCTGAAATGCTCGAGCTGAGGGTCAATGCAAATTGCAGGGCTGAAGGTAAGATCATTGAAAGCAGAATTGACCAGGGTAGGGGTATTGTTGCCTCCATCTTGATCGAGCGTGGTACCCTGAGACAGGGAGATCACTATGTAGCAGGTATTTACCCAGGTCGTGTAAGAGCCATGTTTGATGACAAGGGCAACAAGATTGATGAGGCTGGTCCTTCCACTCCTGTTGAGATCATCGGTCTCTCGGACATTCCGGGAGCGGGCGATCCATTCCAGGTCACTGAAGATGAAAGACAGGCTCGTCAGGTCGGTAACAAGCGGCAGGAGCTTGAGAGAATCGGGGATAGCCGGAATGTGAAGAAGGTTACCTTGGACAATCTCTACACCAAGATCAAGGAAGGTACCATCCAGGAGTTCAATGTCATCATCAAGGGTGATGTACAGGGATCTGTTGAAGCCTTGCAGGGCGCTCTACAGAAACTCTCCAACGATGAGATCCATCTCAATGTAATCCGTGCAAGTGCCGGTGCAATCATTGAAAGTGATGTCACCTTGGCCAGTGCATCTGAGGCATTGGTTATCGGGTTCAATGTACGCCCGACTCCAAGAGCCCAGGTCCTTGCTGATCAAGAGAAAATCGAGATTCGTAAATACAACATCATCTATGATGTGGTAGACGATATCAGAAGTGCTATGGAAGGTATGCTCAGTCCTGAGGTACGTGAGGTTGAGATCGGTACTGTCGAAGTCCGTGATACCTTTAAGGTACCCAGAATTGGAACGATTGCCGGATGTATGGTTACCAGTGGAAAGGTCAAGAGAAATGCCTATGCAAGGGTCTTCCGCGAAGATATCCAACTCACTTCCGACAAGGTCAAGATTTCGAGCTTGAAGCGATTCAAGGATGATGCGAGGGAAGTTGCAGAAGGCTTTGAATGTGGTATTGGACTTGAAAATTTCAACGACTTGCATGTCGGAGATATCCTTGAGATCATTGAGACTGAGGAAATCGCCCGCAAGTTGGTAACAAAAAGTGAATAA
- the rbfA gene encoding 30S ribosome-binding factor RbfA — MSEYSQKRIEAKLSEAISMLIVKGEVKNPLVSTLCSVSKVELSQDNAYATVFISSVLDDKSLEESVAGLQKASGFIQKRVGAFLKTRNTPVLRFKADISLKEGQKINALIDSLVEDGKER, encoded by the coding sequence ATGAGTGAATATAGCCAGAAGCGAATAGAAGCAAAACTCTCTGAGGCGATCAGCATGCTGATCGTCAAAGGAGAGGTGAAAAATCCCCTGGTCAGCACCCTTTGCTCGGTGAGTAAAGTGGAGCTCTCCCAGGACAATGCCTATGCGACCGTCTTCATCTCCTCGGTTCTTGATGACAAGAGCCTTGAGGAGAGTGTTGCGGGGTTGCAGAAGGCAAGTGGATTCATTCAGAAACGTGTAGGGGCATTCCTGAAAACCCGGAATACCCCTGTACTGAGATTCAAGGCAGACATCTCTCTGAAAGAAGGACAAAAGATCAATGCCTTGATAGATTCATTGGTGGAAGATGGGAAAGAACGCTAG
- the truB gene encoding tRNA pseudouridine(55) synthase TruB, which translates to MGKNASILLINKKRGLTSFSSLNDIKRTIDPKVGHAGTLDKFAEGLLIVLTGSMTKLNILFSQMDKQYRAHIQFGRETDTLDPEGEVIAESAIPSHEIILQAIPSFVGEGEQEPPAYSALHINGKRASKLVRQGKQVVMPKRPITIYAFTPISYEAGVLVADIHVSKGTYIRSIARDLGKACGSRAHLTALTRTSIGPFSLDEAVDAKQTEELVCSMQYTDAYLKRLETISIFEIPDSELFRVANGGYPHRMTCIKEGRDAVFGALYSKDGILRAVSNIQENRLIAQIHPFSGGKQYETV; encoded by the coding sequence ATGGGAAAGAACGCTAGTATTCTCCTCATCAACAAGAAACGGGGACTGACAAGTTTTTCGAGTCTTAACGATATCAAGCGTACCATAGACCCAAAAGTAGGGCATGCTGGTACGCTTGATAAGTTTGCAGAGGGACTCTTGATTGTGTTGACAGGCAGTATGACCAAATTGAACATTCTGTTTTCCCAGATGGACAAGCAGTACCGTGCGCATATCCAGTTTGGACGTGAGACCGATACCCTTGATCCGGAAGGGGAAGTGATAGCAGAATCGGCGATTCCTTCCCATGAAATAATTCTGCAAGCTATTCCTTCGTTTGTTGGGGAAGGAGAGCAGGAACCTCCTGCCTATAGTGCCCTGCATATCAATGGGAAACGAGCAAGTAAGCTAGTCAGGCAGGGCAAGCAGGTGGTCATGCCAAAACGACCGATCACCATTTATGCGTTTACCCCAATCAGCTATGAAGCTGGTGTACTTGTTGCAGATATCCATGTTTCAAAAGGCACTTATATCCGAAGTATCGCCAGGGATTTGGGAAAAGCTTGTGGAAGCAGGGCTCACCTCACCGCCTTGACGAGAACCAGCATTGGACCGTTTTCACTTGATGAAGCAGTAGATGCAAAACAAACTGAAGAGCTTGTATGCTCCATGCAGTATACTGATGCGTATCTGAAAAGACTGGAAACCATCAGTATATTTGAAATCCCTGATTCAGAATTGTTTCGTGTAGCCAATGGGGGCTATCCCCATAGGATGACGTGCATCAAGGAGGGTAGGGATGCAGTCTTTGGTGCCTTGTATAGCAAGGATGGTATCCTACGGGCCGTATCCAATATTCAGGAAAATCGCCTGATTGCCCAGATACACCCGTTTTCAGGGGGAAAACAGTATGAAACGGTATGA
- a CDS encoding FAD synthetase family protein, whose amino-acid sequence MKRYDFMHLSAHPVLWQVPMVVSIGVFDGLHRGHLTILDRTISLAKKNEWESMVITFDKNPKMATKSQPYHSKLTTEAQMQEILANLGVNHMVVIDFSADFSKLTAEEFLTLVCAFCQVKAMVVGEDFRCGAPASSAGPVQLQEYLNRLSPGAFVEVPPFVQTDKSEVVSSTLVRKKLLKGALEEIQSMLGRPYELDLVAHPSRFTEDGLLYRTASFMQLLPMAGVYDAYLTLSDDTKVPVKTIIGNEDLFIIPKTVMWDMKLLRTKRLSLIAKGSSS is encoded by the coding sequence ATGAAACGGTATGATTTCATGCATCTTTCAGCTCATCCGGTCCTCTGGCAGGTGCCCATGGTAGTCTCCATTGGTGTATTCGATGGTCTTCACCGTGGCCACTTGACCATTCTGGATCGTACGATCTCTCTAGCCAAGAAAAATGAGTGGGAGAGTATGGTGATTACCTTTGATAAAAATCCCAAGATGGCAACGAAAAGCCAACCATATCATTCCAAGCTCACCACTGAAGCCCAAATGCAGGAAATCCTTGCCAATCTTGGTGTTAACCATATGGTAGTCATTGACTTTTCTGCTGATTTCAGTAAACTCACAGCTGAGGAGTTCCTAACTTTGGTTTGTGCTTTTTGCCAAGTCAAGGCGATGGTTGTCGGAGAAGATTTCCGCTGCGGTGCCCCGGCGTCAAGTGCCGGACCTGTTCAGCTGCAGGAATATCTGAACCGATTGTCACCTGGGGCATTTGTAGAAGTTCCTCCTTTTGTCCAGACTGACAAAAGTGAGGTTGTTTCAAGTACCCTGGTGCGTAAAAAACTTCTTAAGGGCGCTTTGGAAGAAATCCAAAGTATGCTCGGCAGACCGTATGAGTTGGATTTGGTGGCTCACCCCTCCAGGTTTACTGAAGACGGACTGCTGTACCGTACGGCTTCCTTCATGCAATTGCTGCCGATGGCTGGCGTGTATGATGCCTACCTTACACTTTCGGATGATACGAAGGTCCCTGTGAAAACAATCATAGGCAATGAAGACCTTTTCATTATTCCAAAAACGGTAATGTGGGATATGAAACTGTTACGTACAAAAAGACTTAGCTTGATAGCTAAGGGGAGTAGTTCATGA
- the rpsO gene encoding 30S ribosomal protein S15, which yields MISKEQKQEIIAKYGGDEKNTGSTQAQIALLTARINDLQIHFKANPKDHAGTRGLLQMVGQRRRLLKYLRNNDIDAYRALIADLGLRK from the coding sequence ATGATCTCGAAAGAACAGAAACAAGAAATCATCGCAAAGTATGGTGGTGATGAGAAGAACACTGGATCAACCCAGGCACAGATTGCTTTGTTGACCGCCAGAATCAACGACCTGCAGATTCACTTCAAGGCAAATCCCAAGGATCATGCTGGAACCAGAGGGTTGTTGCAGATGGTCGGACAACGCAGACGTCTTCTGAAGTATCTGCGCAACAACGACATCGACGCCTACCGTGCGCTGATCGCAGACCTCGGTCTGAGAAAATAA
- the pnp gene encoding polyribonucleotide nucleotidyltransferase translates to MEVKKVSVRIGNSDLVFETGKIAKQANGSVYAHYEGSAVIATVCCGKQPNEGLDYVPLSVEYNEKYYAAGKIPGGFLKREARPKDKEILVSRLIDRPMRPLFNKAFGREIQIVPTAVSSDMNNTPDIIAMNAASAAVTISDIPFGGPIAAVRISLLDGKYIVNPTFSEIEKSELDIVVAGTRDGITMVEGGAKEVSEEVMLEAIATAQPFITKLCDAQLELRELAGKEKLPIIESTVDLSWLEPVKAFAYPLIKEASFVKGKMERYAALAEVHEQVKEKFADLIAEDENRPGQLGGLFEDLEYEILRSSILNEGVRTDGRKVDEIRPITCEAGLLSRTHGSALFTRGETQALAVTTLGTSSDEQMFDTIDGEKSFSSFMLHYNFPPYSVGETGRLSTGRREIGHGHLAQRALEAIIPPKDVFPYTIRVVSEIMESNGSSSMASVCGGCLSLMDAGVPVKTPVAGIAMGLITEGADYSKYVVLSDILGEEDHLGDMDFKVTGSREGITAFQMDIKIAGVTPEIMKKALEQAKKGRIHILNIMEDTLKTPREEINEYAPKILTMKVDLEKIGAVIGTGGKTIKAIASQSGAEVNIADDGTITIFGRNAAAAKLAKELVQSIVEEPEVGRIYQGTVKRIMDFGAFIEILPGKEGLCHISKLAKTRVQNVEDVLTVGQSVPVKLIEIDRQGRLNLSYIDAIEGNAK, encoded by the coding sequence ATGGAAGTTAAGAAAGTATCTGTACGGATTGGTAATTCCGATCTGGTTTTTGAAACCGGAAAAATTGCCAAACAAGCCAATGGCTCCGTCTATGCCCATTATGAAGGGAGTGCGGTTATCGCAACGGTCTGCTGTGGCAAACAACCCAATGAAGGCTTGGATTATGTACCACTCAGTGTTGAGTATAATGAAAAATATTATGCTGCAGGAAAGATCCCCGGTGGATTCCTCAAGAGGGAAGCCCGCCCCAAGGACAAGGAAATTCTCGTCAGCCGCTTGATCGACCGTCCGATGCGACCCTTGTTCAACAAGGCCTTCGGTAGGGAAATCCAGATTGTCCCCACTGCAGTCTCCTCCGACATGAACAATACCCCTGATATCATTGCCATGAATGCGGCAAGTGCTGCAGTCACCATCAGTGATATTCCATTCGGTGGCCCTATCGCTGCTGTACGCATTTCACTCCTTGATGGCAAGTATATTGTCAATCCAACTTTCAGTGAAATTGAAAAGAGCGAACTTGATATTGTAGTTGCTGGTACCCGTGATGGGATTACCATGGTTGAAGGTGGTGCAAAAGAGGTGAGTGAAGAAGTGATGCTTGAGGCAATCGCAACTGCCCAGCCTTTTATCACCAAACTCTGTGATGCACAGCTTGAACTACGTGAACTTGCAGGAAAAGAGAAACTCCCCATCATCGAGAGCACAGTTGACCTTTCCTGGCTTGAGCCTGTAAAGGCATTTGCATACCCCCTGATCAAGGAAGCATCCTTCGTCAAGGGCAAGATGGAGCGCTATGCTGCTCTTGCTGAGGTGCATGAACAGGTGAAGGAAAAGTTTGCTGACCTGATTGCCGAAGACGAGAACCGCCCAGGCCAGCTTGGTGGGCTCTTCGAAGACCTCGAATATGAGATTCTTCGCTCCTCCATCCTCAACGAAGGTGTTCGTACCGATGGTAGAAAGGTAGATGAAATTAGACCGATCACCTGTGAAGCTGGACTCTTGTCCAGAACCCATGGTTCAGCGCTCTTCACCCGCGGAGAGACCCAGGCCTTGGCAGTCACCACGCTTGGTACCTCCAGTGATGAGCAGATGTTTGATACCATTGATGGTGAGAAATCCTTCAGTTCCTTCATGCTGCACTACAACTTCCCTCCATACAGTGTTGGTGAGACCGGAAGGCTCTCCACCGGTAGAAGAGAGATTGGACATGGACATCTTGCCCAGAGAGCTTTAGAGGCTATCATCCCACCCAAAGATGTATTCCCTTATACCATCCGTGTTGTCAGTGAGATCATGGAGTCTAACGGCTCCTCATCCATGGCATCAGTGTGTGGTGGTTGTCTCTCATTGATGGATGCTGGTGTACCTGTAAAGACTCCGGTAGCCGGTATCGCCATGGGCTTGATCACCGAAGGTGCTGATTACTCCAAGTATGTGGTACTCAGTGACATTCTCGGTGAAGAGGACCACCTCGGCGACATGGACTTCAAGGTAACTGGATCCCGTGAAGGTATCACCGCATTCCAGATGGATATCAAGATTGCCGGTGTTACCCCTGAGATCATGAAGAAGGCTCTTGAGCAGGCCAAGAAGGGAAGAATCCATATCCTGAACATCATGGAAGATACCCTGAAGACTCCTCGTGAGGAGATCAATGAGTATGCTCCCAAGATCCTGACCATGAAGGTTGACCTTGAGAAGATCGGCGCTGTCATCGGAACCGGTGGTAAGACGATCAAGGCAATTGCAAGCCAGAGTGGTGCAGAAGTAAATATTGCTGATGACGGGACCATTACCATCTTCGGTAGGAATGCTGCTGCGGCTAAGCTGGCCAAGGAATTGGTACAGTCCATCGTTGAGGAACCCGAAGTAGGAAGAATCTACCAGGGAACCGTTAAGAGGATCATGGACTTCGGTGCCTTTATCGAGATCCTGCCAGGTAAGGAAGGGCTTTGCCATATTTCCAAGCTTGCCAAGACTCGTGTCCAGAACGTCGAAGATGTACTCACTGTTGGCCAGTCCGTACCGGTGAAACTTATCGAGATCGACCGTCAGGGTCGTTTGAACCTGAGTTACATCGATGCAATCGAAGGCAATGCCAAATAA
- the dut gene encoding dUTP diphosphatase encodes MPNNMESHSIPVKVKKLNEHALLPVYGTERSAGADLSACLEEDLLLKAGSYAKIPTGLSIQVPPGYEAQVRPRSGLAAKHGITVLNSPGTIDSDYRGEVAVLLVNHGEKDVVIHTGDRIAQMVIARCEQASFLPTMELDATERGSGGFGSTGV; translated from the coding sequence ATGCCAAATAACATGGAGAGCCATTCGATTCCGGTAAAGGTCAAGAAGCTCAATGAGCACGCTCTCCTTCCCGTATATGGGACGGAGAGAAGTGCAGGTGCTGATCTTTCAGCCTGCCTGGAGGAGGACCTACTCCTGAAGGCAGGTTCCTATGCAAAGATTCCCACCGGATTGAGTATTCAGGTTCCTCCTGGGTATGAGGCACAGGTCAGGCCAAGAAGTGGACTTGCTGCCAAACATGGGATTACCGTTCTCAACAGCCCTGGTACCATCGATAGTGATTATCGTGGAGAGGTGGCTGTCCTCTTGGTCAATCATGGGGAGAAGGACGTGGTCATCCATACAGGAGACCGTATCGCACAGATGGTTATCGCACGGTGTGAACAAGCCTCCTTTTTACCGACTATGGAGCTTGATGCTACAGAACGCGGAAGTGGAGGTTTTGGTTCAACGGGAGTATAA
- a CDS encoding LptF/LptG family permease, translating to MKQGARFSLVYRHIGREYLLSFIVAFFFFFFIFFINQILLIAQRILLKQVDYFSVFQLVMLSIPQFLLYTFPFSSLTASSMVIGDLSGNNEILAIRSSGISLKHVFLPIILISLVFSFMTFLTADKALPWSTKKYRELYSGLMRELPTLELASNSTNTIGNKVLVNKEVVGNTVHDIVLFETSNDRTGQILSAPTAEVTLYDLNAFIYQLEMENPLMLRNDVEGGWALSKADSARFFLNFSGQIASLASALPSQLSVSELQENIAIHRTALEEETVRHEEKLQKARLQLATLMQQASVSPDRIEEAEQEVRTLEEKTPINFYYQYYRAELHKKFALSAACFMLVFLTFSLSFFKVKHGRLIGFGMSMLVAVLYWYLLFFSQMQIFKFPINPGFLIWIPNVLMFFTGILIMLFARRL from the coding sequence TTGAAGCAAGGTGCACGATTCAGCTTAGTATATCGCCACATAGGAAGGGAGTACCTCCTTTCCTTTATTGTGGCGTTCTTTTTTTTCTTTTTCATCTTCTTTATCAACCAGATTCTTCTTATTGCCCAACGGATACTCCTCAAGCAGGTAGATTATTTCTCAGTATTCCAACTGGTAATGCTCTCAATCCCACAGTTTTTGCTCTACACATTCCCGTTCTCCAGCCTCACTGCTTCAAGCATGGTAATCGGGGACCTCTCGGGGAACAATGAGATCCTCGCAATCCGTAGTAGTGGGATATCATTGAAACATGTCTTTCTTCCCATCATTCTCATCTCCCTGGTCTTTTCATTCATGACATTCCTTACAGCAGACAAGGCGCTCCCTTGGAGTACCAAGAAGTATCGTGAACTCTACAGCGGTCTTATGAGAGAGCTTCCTACCTTGGAACTTGCCAGTAACTCCACGAATACGATAGGTAACAAGGTCTTGGTCAACAAAGAAGTGGTTGGAAACACCGTACACGATATCGTTTTGTTTGAAACTTCCAATGACCGAACCGGCCAGATACTCAGTGCCCCGACGGCTGAGGTAACACTCTATGATCTGAATGCATTCATCTACCAACTTGAAATGGAAAATCCCTTGATGCTCAGGAATGATGTGGAAGGTGGATGGGCTCTCTCCAAAGCGGATAGTGCGAGATTCTTTCTCAATTTCTCAGGACAGATAGCCAGTCTGGCCTCGGCCCTTCCTTCTCAGTTGTCAGTCAGCGAACTACAGGAAAACATTGCCATCCATCGCACTGCCCTTGAAGAGGAAACAGTTCGCCATGAAGAAAAGCTTCAAAAGGCACGGTTGCAACTTGCCACACTGATGCAACAAGCATCGGTTTCTCCTGACAGGATTGAGGAAGCTGAACAGGAAGTAAGAACGCTTGAGGAGAAAACCCCGATTAATTTCTACTACCAGTACTACAGGGCGGAACTCCATAAGAAATTTGCACTCAGTGCTGCTTGTTTCATGTTGGTTTTTCTCACCTTCTCTCTCTCATTCTTCAAGGTAAAGCATGGCCGGCTTATCGGATTTGGTATGTCCATGCTGGTAGCAGTACTCTACTGGTATCTTCTTTTCTTCTCACAAATGCAGATTTTCAAGTTTCCCATAAACCCAGGATTCCTGATCTGGATACCCAACGTATTGATGTTCTTCACCGGCATCCTGATCATGCTGTTTGCGAGGCGTCTATGA